Proteins encoded within one genomic window of Citrobacter amalonaticus Y19:
- the bcsZ gene encoding cellulose synthase complex periplasmic endoglucanase BcsZ has translation MNALRSGIVMVLMLAALSVQAACTWPAWDQFKKDYISQEGRVIDPSDARKITTSEGQSYAMFFALAANDRQTFDALLDWTQNNLAQGSLQEHLPAWLWGQKDPSIWAVLDSNSASDGDIWIAWSLLEAGRLWKEPRYTDIGKALLKRIASEEVVTVPGLGSMLLPGKIGFAEANTWRFNPSYLPPQLAQYFTRFGAPWSTLRETNQRLLLETAPKGFSPDWVRYEKNKGWQLKPEKTLVSSYDAIRVYLWAGMMHDGDPQKARLLAKFKPMATLTTKNGLPPEKVDVASGKAQGNGPVGFSAALLPFLQNRDAQAVQRQRVTDHFPGSDAYYSYVLTLFGEGWDQHRYRFTAKGELLPDWGQECASSN, from the coding sequence AGGAAGGGCGGGTGATTGATCCCAGCGATGCACGCAAAATCACCACCTCGGAAGGGCAAAGTTATGCGATGTTCTTTGCCCTCGCCGCTAACGATCGCCAGACCTTTGATGCGTTACTGGACTGGACGCAGAACAACCTCGCGCAAGGGTCGTTGCAGGAGCATCTACCCGCCTGGCTGTGGGGACAGAAAGATCCTTCCATCTGGGCGGTGCTGGATAGCAATTCCGCTTCTGATGGCGATATCTGGATCGCGTGGTCGCTGCTGGAGGCGGGACGCTTGTGGAAAGAACCGCGCTACACCGACATCGGCAAAGCCTTGCTGAAACGGATTGCCAGCGAAGAAGTGGTGACGGTGCCGGGGCTGGGCTCGATGCTGCTACCCGGCAAGATTGGTTTTGCTGAAGCCAACACCTGGCGCTTCAATCCAAGCTATCTGCCGCCGCAACTGGCGCAGTATTTCACCCGCTTTGGCGCGCCGTGGTCGACCCTGCGCGAAACCAACCAGCGACTGCTGTTAGAAACGGCCCCGAAAGGTTTCTCGCCGGATTGGGTCCGCTACGAGAAAAACAAAGGCTGGCAACTGAAGCCAGAGAAAACGCTGGTCAGCAGTTACGACGCGATTCGCGTCTACCTGTGGGCGGGCATGATGCATGACGGCGACCCGCAGAAAGCGCGGCTGCTGGCAAAATTCAAACCGATGGCCACCCTGACAACTAAAAACGGTCTCCCGCCGGAGAAAGTGGACGTCGCCAGCGGCAAAGCGCAGGGCAATGGCCCGGTGGGCTTTTCTGCGGCCTTACTGCCTTTCCTGCAAAACCGCGACGCACAAGCGGTGCAGCGACAGCGCGTGACAGACCACTTCCCTGGCAGCGATGCCTACTATAGCTACGTGCTAACCCTCTTCGGAGAAGGGTGGGATCAGCATCGTTATCGCTTCACCGCTAAAGGTGAGCTATTACCTGACTGGGGCCAGGAATGCGCAAGTTCAAATTAA